The region GCTGAGGCAATTGCCTCAGCTTTTTATTTGTTAATCTTTAAAACTCTAAACCAACTATTGCTTCGGGGGTTTTTATATGAAAAGTGAAAGATTCAGTAAAGAAAAGTTTAACTTTGTTTTCATGTCTGGTCTCATATCCTAATGATATATCTTGACCCAAAACTAACTTAAAATCATCTCCACGAGTTGAAATAATAAAGGATGTTTCTAGATCATTAATAGTCTCAACCTTTAAATTCATTATCTCTTTTAAGATAAGAGTTAAAGGATATGACCTTTGTTGAACAAACAATCTTTCCCAAACTTGTTTATTAATAACTAATGCATAGGGGCCTTCTATACCTTTTATTCTAAACTTTTTTTCTGCGTCGAAAATAGACCTGATAAAATCTTCAACCTTTTCTGAGGAGCTTTTTACAGAGTTTTGAGTTGCAATATTAAATAGTCCAACTATATTAGCCTTTTCTTCTCCTGCTAGAATTATTCTATTTTCAAACTCTGATAAAGCTTCAGCAGCCAGTTCTAATGGTTCTAAATCTGGTGTTTCAGATCCTCTTTCTATATTATCAAGATCCCATATATCTAATTCAAAAGGATGTCTAACCTCAATTAATGGTAAAGAATTTCTGATTCCCCATCCTAAAGCATTCTTTGTATTTTCTTTCATATCAAGGGTACCTAAATTGTAAGAAGAAAAATCCCAACCATATGGCCCTTCCACATCTATTAGTTTTCTCATTCTTAAATTCCTTTTGAAAACTTCCCTTGATCTTTCATCTAATTCTTCCCATGCTTCGTTTGTTAGGGGAGCCAAATCTCTCTTTAGAAAGTCCATTTGATTCCCTCCTTTCTACTTTTAGAAGTTACAAAAA is a window of Defluviitoga tunisiensis DNA encoding:
- a CDS encoding family 1 encapsulin nanocompartment shell protein yields the protein MDFLKRDLAPLTNEAWEELDERSREVFKRNLRMRKLIDVEGPYGWDFSSYNLGTLDMKENTKNALGWGIRNSLPLIEVRHPFELDIWDLDNIERGSETPDLEPLELAAEALSEFENRIILAGEEKANIVGLFNIATQNSVKSSSEKVEDFIRSIFDAEKKFRIKGIEGPYALVINKQVWERLFVQQRSYPLTLILKEIMNLKVETINDLETSFIISTRGDDFKLVLGQDISLGYETRHENKVKLFFTESFTFHIKTPEAIVGLEF